The genomic region GTGGCTTGGAGAAAACTTCCTGCTCTCGTGTTTTGAAAAGGAATAAAGTCTTTCCTGGAGGGAGGCAGCGTTTTAGCGGTGAAACCGAGGGAAACGTGGCCCGGCAACAGACCTCAACACCTAACACGAGCACATTTTGGCGACAGACCTGTCGGCTCCATAAGTACTTCCAAGAAATTCCCTGGTAACGGGACAATGGAGCCACCAAAACTCTGCTGGGGTTAAATCAGGAGGACGAGATCACAAGTGGGGCTTTTGACCCCTTCCTGGAGGTTCTTGAAACTAAGAACATGTGCAGATATGTGAATAAACAGCCCCGGTTTATTGAAGGAACTATCTTCATGCTTCCACCCCCACGCCGCTGCTCTGTAATCCATCTGACTAAAGCTCACATCCTGTCTATGCTGCACATTTTAATCCCCCGACACCTGCGATAAAATCTTCAACACGATAGATGTCGATCGTCGGGGGTTCGACTCCAGCTATCGTCCCGTCGAGACAAACCAGACCTCCAGCAGATGTCCCCCCGGCCCAGCAGGGACGGCTGGGAACGGGATGGCGCCCGGCGCCACGGCGGGAACGCCAGCGTTCGACTGCAACGGCGGTAAAAACCTCCTTACCGACTGGTTTGTTGACTCCTAGAAAACCAGCGTTTCCCAAGAGCTTGAAGACTTTGTGAGCAGGAAATTGACCCTCCGCCTCCCACTGATCCACATGAGGGTTGATCTCCTGATCGATGATCTAAAACgcaaacacaggaaacattCAGGCTCCTGCTTCCTGGGGCGAATCTCTGCACCCATCTCCAGTATTTGGATCTGGATCCCACAGACAGTTTATATATCAACATCAGAACGAAGCCAGGGGATCTATTTTctgcaaacacacccacacccacacacacacgtgaaccGCCGTGTTCTGATAAGGCTGGAATGAAACCAACAGGTCCAGTCAAACTCCCAGAACAAATTATCGCCGGGGATTTGTGCCGCCGAAGGATTAGACATCACGGGCAACATTGTGCTGACATTCAGCATCTTTGCACGCCGCCGCCAGGATGCCAACATTTTAATGGCTTCCTTTCAGTTTTTGGCAAGGTGGGAAAAACCTCGTGATGTTTGGAGCAGCAGAATGAGGCTGAAACTAACGACGTTCCCGCCGGGAGAGCGGCTGATCCGTCCATTCAGGAGTTTAACGCCAACGAATCAGGCTGAGGGGTTACACCACATTTTATATGGCGAGGCGGAACTATTTTAGCGtgctaaaatgtaaaaaaagggCAGTAAAATGTGCACACGCAGTGATTATTTCCtaatttttaattattaacGCTGCTTAAGCCTGGAGCTGTGTGCTAATTCCTACAAGCTACATGGAAATAAGGTCTGAGAACTTCAGAGGTCacctgaaaacaggaaatagattttcttttctatctGAATTCAAGCAGCTTCCTTTTTTACATCACCGGCGCCGACTTTGGTGAGTCATGAATAAAATAGACGAGAGCCTTTTTTATAGTGTAGAAACGTCGGTGACGTGATTCCCGCTGAGCTTCTTCAGGTGTCCTCAGCTGGAGCGCCGTTAAAGGTCAACATTTGCATGCAGACACcagctttcttctctttttcagagTAACTCTAAACACAACTCCAATGGAAATTAGCAATATGTAACATATAATTAGTGATATTAGAGCCATGAGGTCATAAATCCTACTTAATTATTCCTAAACGTGTGAAAATGCACGTGAAGAAAAGAGCGCAGCAACAAGCTGTTTCAGATCTAAACTTAAGAACAACAAAGAGCTGAAGACAAACTACCAGACCTTTCTGCAAAAAAAGTGATTTTCTGcctccaaaacacacaaatgcaaaccAGCCGCGCACGGGCTGCCAAGACTAACAGGCTGAGCGAGGAGCCTCGGAACAGGGGCGGCGCGGCGCTCCCGTTGTGGtcgaaacaggaagcagacgcTGCTTTTACAGATTTAGCAGGCACAACATGCAGAATTAGGCCGATAACTAGACAGGCTggtcacctttgacctgcatTCCAATCAGCCCTGGAGTTCAGCTCTCCGGAAGGGACGGGGGAGTGAGCGCTAACTGGGAGTGATCCCACAATGCTGCACAAAGGTTAGCGTGGACAAACTCCCGAATTCCACAGCAGATCGAGGCCGGTGCTCAGGAACGAGGCTTTCGCAGGACTGAGGGATATTACTGTGATTCCGAAGCTTTGGAATGTGAAAAGAGTTTGGCTCTTTGTCCAACCAAATTGCGTTAAATGGGAATTCTCTGACATTCGGTGACACCATCACTCCAGGGATGTTCCGCTCATCAGCCACCGCAGCTGCGATGACGCAAAATCCGTCACCGACGTAACCAGGCAGCTTCCATCGAAAGGAAACGACATCAGCTAAACAGGAATGATTTAGAATATTCATGTAGCAAAAATACGAGTAAACGTTGAGTATGATATTATTCCCAGTAATGCTGCAAAGACACGGCAGGACAGCATAACGCATgctgagcacttcctgttcctaCTTTTAGAAGGTATCTGAAATGACCGAGGGCATTATCTACAAACTTAAACAATAGACTTTGTTGCCGTGTTGGGAAATGCCGGCCTCAAACCCAGGAAGCGGCGCGCGTCACTTCCGAGAAGTGGCAGGGAAAGTCTGGCGTTTCTGTCCTGGTGCAGCACCGTCCTGGAGACACGGCATCTGGAACAGTAAGTGGAACAACCAGGAATTTCTGACTAAGTCCCCAACATGGGAAGCAGTCTGCCTGGGCCTGTGTGAACACCAAACACCAGCTCAACCCCTGGCGAGGGAGAGACAATTTAGCAACGCGGGACCTTGAAGAGTCACTAAAGGACTTCCTACAACCCCATTTGTCTACATCTATAAAAACTACCCTACTGGGAATTCTTTTAATACACCTTGATGTTTCCCTTCCTGCACTGCTGGCAGATTGTTCCTCGTTTcctttctatatttgtatcctTCCCATTACCCAGAGGtgtagtttctttttttaacctattGATATTTAGTCACACAACACATTTAGCCAGTGCTACTTTCGCACCCTGTAATTTCGGTCTAAAAGAGTTAAGCAAGATGTTAATGCTTCCTCCTATTTATTCATTACCTTAATTTGGGGGTTAGAGAGGTTTAACATCTGCTCTGCTGGGTAAACAGCACTGATTATTACTTAATTAGCACGTTTTTAATGAGCTAAAGCAGCAGATTTTATATTCTGTGTCCATCTGTTCTTATTTCAACCATCCTACTcgtgttttaatttaattaacaATTCCTATATATTAAAACAACAATTACAGCTCGGTATCTTGTTCAAGGACGCATATAAATAGCAGggacctggattcgaaccaacgaCCTTCGTATTAACATAGCGTCGCTGGCGCACCATAACAAGACCTTCATTAttataaaatcaaatgaataaatagatTAGATGAAGCATATTGCGCTTCTTTTTATTGTAGGACAGACTGATGCTTAGCTGTGTATTAATAGAAAATACTTAATGTCAGTTTTTTCCACGGTAAAGTCAAAGTTCGCTGCACTCCTGCGTACCTTTCTGAGGGACTCCTTCAACGCAAGGTGCTCGGGTGTGTAGAGTAAATGATCACTGACGGTGTCTGAGGCTCCAGACGTTGCTGCTTTAGGCAACACTTGGTCCGACAGGGCCCGGACACCGACAGGCGAGCAGGAATGCTTAAAAACGCGGCCGCAGAGTCGCAGCTTGAGACGCGGAGCGCCTCTGAGCAGCGCCATTTCTGTTGTCCTCcgtctgcgcatgcgcacacgTGGGTCCCGCTCCCACCGGAAGTGGGGAGCTGAGTGGAAATGGCCAGCTGAGTTCACTCATCCTCAACTCATTTAGGAAAATAACACCTTCAGTCTCGTCCCAAAGGCTTAATTCAAATAAACTATcatttccccccctcttttCATTTATTACGGGTGTTTTTAATATGACACCGAATCAGAAACCTAAAACCCGACAGAGCATTCTTGGCATTTACACTTTTACCAGGTGCTCAGAGCTTCCAAATCCGTTGCTGTTGACATTCATTGTTTACAGGAATTGTGTTTGATTAAATGCCAGCCCAAGACTTGTACTTTCCGTAACCCCAGGCTGTGTGTGAAAGAGCAAATCGGAAAGAGTGAGCACACAGCTCGTAAAATAAATTACAATCTAGAGCGCATGTGATCTGATTCATGAAGTTGGGCCTATATGCCGACCGACAGTGAAGGATGGAGACAGGCTGTGTTACAAACAAGCGGATTTAATGACATTCGCTTCCAGCCATGAAACAACAGGCGAGCCGGGACCGTATCCAGATCCAGACCGTATACGCACCTAAAGATTTATAATCCCTGTAAAATTCAGCTCCTGTTTATTTCATAGGAGTgaggctgcaggtctggagaGAAAATTGGGAATCATATAGTTCTTTATTATATCCTTCTACTTTTTTTTCAGTTTGCTAATCAGTTCtgtgaggtgggggtgggggtggggggtgtcaccAGGTGCTAATCTGACATAAATATGAAAAGCTCCTCAGGTCCAGTTTAGGAGAGCACGCAGCCACCTTTCTCCTTGAAGGGGTTCTTATCCTCTGCGATGCCTTTGACGAGGATATCTTCATCCATTCCGGCCACGATGTAGTCTTTGATTTCCTCACAGCATTTAGATGTCTAAAAGGAATAACCGGACTTAATGTGGGACAAACAGCCAATTTACTGCTCAACACAGGGACAGAATAACAATTCAATATATTGTCTATATATTATAATACAATATGGCTCTGCTAACTCTAAAAAGGATATTTATTCACTAGAAATCCCTAGAGTCCCCAAAGAGGTGGGTGAATAAAGGGGttgcacatttaaaataagaataataatttCGATATTCAGAGATCTTCAGCTCTCTTAAGGGATCCACAATTAGCCCGGGATCTCGCAGATCAACTTACCAACCACCTCTCGAGCTTCACTTCATTTTTAAGCTGAGTTACTTCCATGAGCGCCTTATCTTTGTCCGTCAGGTCGTCAACATTTATGACCGGCATCCTCTGCCAAGAGAAGAAGCTTCACCTGTTACCACACAAACACCTGAAGGCCCCGAGGAAACCAGACACACTTACGAGCAAATAAAAGGAGCAGTCCTCTTCTCCCGGAGTCCTGCTGAGgagtcccctctcctcttcctcaatcTGGGTTATAAAGTAATCCGTATAAACAATCCTAATCTGCTAATCTGATTAAACCCAGGCCCAGCTCTCTCATCATTATCAGCATCTCATGAATGCGACTCAGCAGACACACTGGAGTCTGTCCGGGCTCCTCTGGATCACACAGCCTGTAAAAGACGACACAAATGATGCACGTTGCATCTGAACTCGGCACTGTTGCAGCTGCATTTGGGCTCTTATCAAATACAAAAATAGGTTCAGGGGGCGGGGTCTCATACATCAGGTCACTTTGATAAGACGGCTAATCTGTATTTAGCCTCCACCTGTCAAGACGGCGTTCCCTGATTATTCCAAACATGAGTGCAGggcatttttttttccaggtgagCAGAGACGGAGCAGTGATGCAGAATCGTGCCGCTGTGCAAAATAGCTTGTTGAATAAATCTAAAAAATGGGCCGAAGGGagggaacaggaagcagagctggaggtcgCGGGGACGAACGTGTTGAGGTGGATGGATAGAATCGGGAATGAGTTCATCAGTGGGATTTTAGTGCTTCTGGAAGTGACAAAAGAGGTTGGAACAGTCAGGCAGGAGgcccagaggaagagcagagaggagattTATGGCTGTGGTGAGAGAGGACATGAaggagaagaggatgcagaggacATGGGCAGCCGTGTgctgtgcgcgtgcgtgtgtgtgtgcgcgcgcgtgtgtggaGGGAAAAGTGGGGAATGGACACATGGATCACATGTGATAAGTCCTTCAGAAAtgtatcaccatcatcatcgttatcatcatcaccatcgtcgtCACTGGTCGTGACGTCACTCATTTCGTTAAATCGCCCCTTTACTCAATTTCGTCAGAGTACGAACCCACTAATGTGGCTGCTATGTTGCGAAGTAAAGTGAGTCATtagaccccacccccccaaatgTTTCCAGTGAAAAACTTGGGTCTATAAAGCTGGGTGCAGCTCGGACAGGTTCCACAGAGGCAGAAAAGACTTTCACCATGGAGTTTTACGCACTGGTCGCCTTTGCGCTCTTTTCCTCGTTTTGCAACGCGCTGGCGCTGTCCCCCAAAGGTAAGACAAGTCGATAGCAGTCTCCTCCAGTCTGGCTTCAAGGTGCTTGAACTTATTTCCCCTGCTTTGTTATCAGCCGTGTGCCTCCTCCAAGTGGACGAGGGTCCCTGCAGAGGAGACATTGAGCGCTACTATTACAACACCATTACGCAGAAGTGCGAGCTTTTCGGCTACGGAGGTTGCCAGGGAAATGCCAATAACTTCAAGAGTTACCAGGAGTGCCAGAAAACGTGCTTCAGAATCCCAAGTAAGTATCCGGAGAGTGGAACCCGTCCTTCATCACCCTCCGTTCTGGTGTGACAGCCGTTATTAACCGGCCGCGAAGCTGCTGCCACTGTTCGAGGggttggttttatttatttatttgcagtaTTTATGGGGTTTTGCTGTAAGTATTCAAGTATTTTAGGGTATTTGAACTACACGAGACACTTGGCGACGCCTCCCTGGTGTTCAGTTACAGTTGTCCCACTTTATTGACACTGTTCAGATGTAGGTATAGAataacttatatatatatatatgtatacataatataatataatatggCGGTGCTAACTGTAAATATGATGTTTAttctcatctctctgtctccagAAGTCCCCCAGATCTGCAGATTCCCCAGCGAGGTGGGTCCCTGCCGTGCCTTGCTGAGGAAGTACTTCTTCAACATGACCAGCATGCAGTGCGAGCTCTTCTACTACGGCGGCTGCCTCGGCAACTCCAACCGCTTCGGGGACCTGGCCTCCTGCGAGGAGTACTGCAGCCCAAAGAAATGTGAGCGCCGCCCGAGTCTCACGTCTCCCTTTATCGCCGGCTCTATCTTGACCCGAGTCTTTTTTTGTGTCCCCACAGCTCTGCCCGTCCTCTGTCTGGACCCTCTGGACAAAGGGAAGTGCTCGGCATCCATCCCTCGCTATTATTACAACGCGGCCACCAAGAGGTGCGAGGAGTTCGCCTACTCGGGCTGCGGAGGGAGCAGCAACAATTTTGTGTCGAGGCAGAGctgcaaggatgtgtgtgtgagaggtgtgtgaggaggggcgAGGGGAGGAACCGCTCGTCGGGTTTCATTGTCAGGCTTGCTAAGAAAAAAGGacccaaaatttaaaaaaaaaaaaaaaaattagaacccAGCTCTGCATCTGAAGAAGACGTTGCCATGGAATCCAGTCCCACTCTGCTAAGCTGTAGATAAAGTCGCAACGCAGATGATCTCACTAACCGGccgctgtgtttgtgttccagggAGGAAAATAAGGACAAGGGAAGGAAAAACGAACCCCTTGCGCCGGAATAGAAATAATCGCATCACTTTCATGCAGGCGTAGACGTGCATGGAGGACAGTCGTGGTCAAATGAACCGGCTTTGTTCACGCTAAAACTGCCCGTCaatggggtggtggtggtggggctttAGCTGTTTACTGCACTGATTCACTGTTCTGACACTGTAATGTATTTCTCTTGTAATGATGTGTTGTCATAGCgacttttttaaataaaatgctcTAAAGTTGACACGATCTCGCTCTTTTAAGCTGCTTTCTCCAGGGTCAGAAGCTAACAGCAGTAGGAAAGAGCTGAAATTCTTTGCTCAATTCCAGGCTGAGCTCTGTGATGCAGCCTGgaacagaggagcagaagtgCTCCTCGCCGGCAGGTTCATTAGCTGCagcgtgcagctgctgcttcacaaAGAAACAGTCGGGTTCGCTGCAATTAGAAGGTGGTTACGGTGAAGCTCAGGTGCACGTGGACCCAGAGCTCATGGGTGCATGTTGGGCTGGATCACACGGCAGGGGCCGCagccctgctgctgcctggaggTTATGGACGGAGACCTCCTCGTCCGCCCTGAGAACAGAAGAGCTTTTGTGCagataataaatatttatagtGGATATCAAAGGAAATGGCTCAGCCAATTCGTCTGGGCTATAAATAGCAATACAAGCTGATACATTTAGGAAGCAAAGTTAAGGGATGGGGCTGACGGCAGCAcgaggaggctgcagcctgcGGCCGATTCCATCTGCTCCTGAACTCCaaccttctgctgctttttaaagaaatccACTCAAAgcagtaaataaaagaaaacatttacGGCGTTGTTGCCGTGTGGAATGATTGAGATTTTCTCAGATTGTTGACTGTAAAATCTTGAATCACAACACGTGGAGGGGCTGCAGATAGAGGTGGGAGTTAACCACAGCTCCTTGGGATCATCAATAGGTGGAGGTAAAATAAACACGATCTGGTGCAGATCAGAGGGAGATCAATCGAGCCCGCTCTGGTTCTTGCATTAGATGCACTACATTAGGCTGGCTGATGTGGTTTCTCATAGATAATGGGGATTAATGAACTTTAGAAATAAACGGATTCATCCTGGGAACAaatttctccttttgttttcctATTCTGACACCAGATTCAAAATTCTCGGTACAAAATTCTAATAAAAGAAGGTctatcgccccctggtggcagatCAATACATGTGAAACAGGTCCGCACTAATTAGCTTCCATGTTTTTACAGTGAATAGCAGTCTAATGAAAAACATCAGGGCTAAGTTGCTGTTTTAATTAAAGCAACAAACTTTGAAAACAACAAACTTTGGAGGCATTTTTGTTCATATTTCAGAGAGAGCAGCCCACAGCTGTTGACTCAGCTGAAAGGAGTCCGCAGCCATCTGTGTGAGTAGGAGGATCTGGTGACTGAAATCATGGGATTGGACACACAGAAGCATAAAGAAATCATGGGATTGGACACACAGAAGCATaaagaaatcaataaaatcaCTGTAAGGAGATCCACCTCTACGTGGATCCCTGATAGGAAGACCAGGAGGCTCCAACAATGTTCACATTACTCATATTCGTAATCATTAAACTTATCTTACTCTCATATTACAATAATAATCGAATTGCTTGTCGTCCctatatattacatatatgatgatgctgaaatgaggaaaattctttttttatttttggacacCAAACATGACATCACCGTCTCCCCCCGGTATTCTGACCTTTTACACAAGAAGTCACGGAGCCCGTCGGCCTCCCTCGCCACCCCCCGTGTCTGGGGGTGACAGGCGGGCTGTTCCACGCTGTTGCCCTGGCTGCTGAACACATGCAGCCGTTGTATAATGTCAGCAGACAGAGCGGCTCAGGTGGGTCTCCCACCACGGGATGCTAATCTGGGTTTTCTCCGCGCTCTTTCGGCTGAAGGGCCGTCCTCGTCCCAACCGGCGCGgcgtttaaaatgtaaatatttgatcATTATTCCGACCGTTTCGACAGAGTTATGGTCGCACGTCTCCTCCCACCAGCCGCGTGTCCCCAACAATCGCACCGTCCTTCTACACACGATTCATCCGCCACACAAACCTGCTGCATTTGGCCCACAGAACCGTGCTGGAATCCTTCCATTTCAGCCAAACCAGCAAACACCAACGTCTGCTTCCCCCTGATGCCAAGATGgggctttctttttttaaaatatactgtATCTGTCAGGCACATCTGGCAGGTTGGATAGTAAAAAGCGTCTTCCTCATCTTCGGCGGAGACTTTGTCAGCTTATGTTCAGCGCGTCTCTGCAGACTCAGCGGCGGAACCCGCTGGCACATTTGAATTTGCTGTCTAATACAAAGCAATGACGCATTCATACAAGCTGACCCAGCACAAGTTCCCCCATGTGAGAGGAGCAAAACCCTAAAGCTGGAATTCTCCTGAAGATGGACTGTACCTGCGGGGGGGGGAGTAAAATAATGATTGTTTCCTTTGGCCGAGGAGCATAGATGCTGATATTAGCATCACTTTGTTCTATAAT from Takifugu rubripes chromosome 12, fTakRub1.2, whole genome shotgun sequence harbors:
- the tfpi2 gene encoding tissue factor pathway inhibitor 2 — encoded protein: MEFYALVAFALFSSFCNALALSPKAVCLLQVDEGPCRGDIERYYYNTITQKCELFGYGGCQGNANNFKSYQECQKTCFRIPKVPQICRFPSEVGPCRALLRKYFFNMTSMQCELFYYGGCLGNSNRFGDLASCEEYCSPKKSLPVLCLDPLDKGKCSASIPRYYYNAATKRCEEFAYSGCGGSSNNFVSRQSCKDVCVRGRKIRTREGKTNPLRRNRNNRITFMQA
- the gngt1 gene encoding guanine nucleotide-binding protein G(T) subunit gamma-T1: MPVINVDDLTDKDKALMEVTQLKNEVKLERWLTSKCCEEIKDYIVAGMDEDILVKGIAEDKNPFKEKGGCVLS